gttaggttcactttgaagtgctttgttaggagtttattgtggcaatcttgttgtaaatgtTGTTGTTGTGATTTTATGTTGTTAtcgtggcaatcttgttgtaaattttgataatgttatgattttattgttagaatccgttgttgtttgccatttttttttgttatataccacttcgcgaattagcttcaaaacatatccaAGCTTCGcgtatgcgaactaaattcatcgaGTAAACCAAattttagcttcgcaggcttcgcatatgcgaactaaatttatcaagtaaaccaaacattagcttcgcaggcttcacatataaacccaaacattagctttGCAGCCTTCGCATAATatggaatctgcgaagtcagatggGAGGAggcgagacgcgcgtaaatattgagggtattatgagaaagtcacacaaaaacagtttagatatgtagtaggttgagtaaatgggttaaatatataaatgaacctccaatttgacccagttttgtaattttcccaatcaTTAATCGAAGCCTTTAATCTATTCAAAATCAACAATTCACCCCAATGTAACCCTAGTGTAGTGAAGTAGCATATATAGTTCATAAGAGCAAAAGAGAAGGGAGAAAAGACTTACAAAGCATGTCTTTAATTTTCTGAAATGTTATTCTATTAAGAATAATTACTACCCAGTAcctttttattaataatgtaTTTTCAGCTTTTTCTTCATGGAATTTTCTCtctatagatatatatatagttgaTTACTTCTGTTTATTTACATCAAATGGAAAATGGAAGAGATACATTTCCTTACATAGAAAATGATGAGCTTTACCGACTAATTCTCGCTCTTCGCAATTTGCACATTCTTATATGTGGAAGGTTTTTACACATTTTTTGTAACTGTGACAGCAATGTCAGAGATTTCGCCATGAACTTCAGTAGTTGTAGAACAAGAGAGTCAGGTTTCAACAATCATCAATCAAAGTCTATTTTTATCGTGGTTAGATAAGAAATGGTGATAGTGAGTAAATTGTTGATTACTGAATAGAATGAGGGTTGATTGGagattttagtaattttagtaTTCAATTGATTTTTAGTCCATAGTCTTGGGGTCAAATCAGCTTTATGCCATAAGCTTTTTTTTTAGGCTTCCGGGATGGATGAGTTGGTTAAACAAGTTACTCTGCTGCAAGGAGCTTCTTCCTCAAGAGGAACAGGAATGGAAGCCTTGTGTTTACACAGTTCCATCCCTCCACTTCTTTCATTTCAAAACTTTCACAACTTCAATTCAACAAACCCACTTCGTTTTACTTCTCATTCAATCCCTAATTTCACAGTTAACTGCACAGAGAGAATAGGAGAGAAAGTTCCTCTTTCCACTTCCTCTGCTTACACTGTACTGGGCGTTGATCCAGATTGCTCAGCCGCCGAGCTCAAAGCTGCTTTCCGAGCCAAAGTACATAAGAATCTGGCCTTTTTGTTTCCTTTTGTCCATTTTAGTGTTTGACTGTTCTAATTTCCACTGTGTTTATGAAGGTGAAGCAGTTCCATCCTGATGTTAATAGAGATGGGAGTGATTCTAATACTGTGATTCGCCGCATAATTCAAGCATATGAGTTATGTTTTCTGCCTTATTTCTGATTTTTATTAGAAAGAGAGACTCAATTGAAAAAGGGTTTGTCTgtcactttttctttttccagaTATTATCTAATTGCAGTAGACCAGAGATCATTGAAAGGTGAATTTGGGTTCATATGCTTTTGAAATTCATAATTTTCCTCGTTAATTATCCAATTAAGGGTCAAAATGACCCAATCAAT
The DNA window shown above is from Euphorbia lathyris chromosome 1, ddEupLath1.1, whole genome shotgun sequence and carries:
- the LOC136233020 gene encoding uncharacterized protein, producing the protein MDELVKQVTLLQGASSSRGTGMEALCLHSSIPPLLSFQNFHNFNSTNPLRFTSHSIPNFTVNCTERIGEKVPLSTSSAYTVLGVDPDCSAAELKAAFRAKVKQFHPDVNRDGSDSNTVIRRIIQAYEILSNCSRPEIIERECLDPFDEPECEAFDIFVDQVLCVGTGCPYSCVQRAPHAFAYDPSTGTARATSQGHDEDYQVQLAVGQCPRSCIHYVTPSQRIILEELLDSILDVPYDCSAEADLLYSLIVKARFENNRFQKPKKQPKTSTEHVDWF